A single Osmerus mordax isolate fOsmMor3 chromosome 9, fOsmMor3.pri, whole genome shotgun sequence DNA region contains:
- the wdr25 gene encoding WD repeat-containing protein 25, producing MHNMASLVTYEDSDPEDDSVEDEKRVPPLATKCANVQRPSQRYLEVVGSHYGLIPHPQPNTQQSNLWTETALGSSETVEYSTKPCLLSPQRIHTHEEQVRRRGDSQNPPRPAPPSVSSGTAISCTVPPPYISLLPPPSQRPMGVATIKKQHQPPAGIRPYISKRQRLATPGDGDGPGSYLDKVPEDQTPSLPREDQTPASRIQAPASRQLSEVSEMVRPYLGHRPGKAQVPRSVQLSMQAHLGPVNTVQWCPVPHISHLLLSASMDKTVKVWDAAESGRCLMVYASHTGAVRAAHWSPCGRRILTGSFDSTAMVTDVETGQHIVKVGTQFRVMCLAVQPSDPDVFLCGGYSPEVKAWDSRTGKVESVFRAGVQQTLDVLFLSGGREFISSSDCVSRDSAELTLMAWDFRTTARLSNQIFHERYTCPSLALHPVEEGFVAQTNGNYMALFSGQRPYRMNKRRRYEGHKVEGYAVRCDFSKDGTILATGSSTGSVHLYDFQSSRTLHILHGHEHPCVAVSLHPTLPAVAATCDWGGQVRVWN from the exons ATGCACAACATGGCCTCACTGGTGACCTATGAGGATTCTGATCCGGAAGATGACTCTGtagaggatgagaagagggtACCCCCACTAGCTACCAAGTGTGCTAATGTCCAAAGACCATCCCAGAGATACCTGGAAGTAGTAGGCTCTCACTATGGCCTAATACCTCACCCACAGCCAAACACCCAACAGTCAAACCTGTGGACAGAGACTGCACTGGGCTCCTCTGAGACTGTAGAATACAGCACCAAACCATGTTTACTTTCACCTCAGAGGATCCATACCCATGAGGAACAGgttaggaggaggggagactccCAGAATCCtcccagacctgctcctccatctGTATCCTCTGGGACCGCTATCAGCTGCACTGTCCCACCTCCatacatctctctccttcctccaccctcccagagGCCTATGGGCGTAGCCACTATAAAGAAACAGCACCAGCCCCCAGCTGGGATAAGACCCTACATTTCTAAGAGACAAAGGCTGGCCACTCCAGGAGACGGAGATGGACCAGGCAGTTACCTGGATAAGGTCCCAGAGGATCAGACACCAAGCCTACCCAGGGAGGATCAGACCCCAGCCTCTAGAATCCAGGCCCCAGCATCCAGGCAGCTCTCTGAGGTGTCCGAGATGGTGCGACCATATCTGGGCCACAGGCCTGGCAAGGCTCAAGTCCCAAG GAGTGTGCAGCTGAGCATGCAAGCCCACCTGGGCCCTGTGAACACAGTCCAGTGGTGCCCTGTCCCTCACATCAGCCACCTGCTGCTGTCTGCCTCCATGGACAAGACTGTCAAG GTCTGGGATGCAGCAGAGAGTGGGCGGTGCCTAATGGTTTATGCCTCCCACACTGGGGCAGTGAGAGCTGCCCATTGGTCACCCTGTGGGCGCCGAATTCTCACTGGCTCCTTCGACAGCACCGCCATGGTGACGGATGTGGAGACAG GTCAGCATATTGTGAAGGTTGGGACCCAGTTCCGCGTGATGTGTTTGGCTGTCCAACCCAGTGACCcggatgtgtttctgtgtggaggATACAGCCCAGAGGTCAAGGCCTGGGACTCGCGCACCGGCAAG GTGGAGAGTGTGTTCCGTGCTGGAGTTCAACAGACCCTGGacgtcctcttcctgtctggaggaagagagttCATCAGCAGCTCTGACTGTGTCAGCCGGGACTCTGCAGAGCTCACCCTCATGGCCTGGGACTTCCGCACCACCGCCAGGCTCTCCAACCAGATCTTCCAT GAGAGATACACCTGTCCCAGCCTTGCTTTGCACCCCGTGGAGGAAGGCTTTGTGGCACAGACCAACGGGAACTACATGGCCCTGTTCTCCGGACAGCGCCCCTACAGGATGAACAAGAGGAGACGCTATGAAGGACACAAG GTGGAAGGATACGCAGTGCGGTGTGACTTCTCTAAGGACGGAACTATACTGGCCACAGGAAGCTCAACGGGCTCTGTTCACCTGTACGACTTCCAGAGCTCTCGGACTCTACACATTCTTCATGGCCACGAGCATCCCTGCGTGGCCGTGTCCCTGCACCCCACACTACCTGCCGTGGCAGCCACCTGTGACTGGGGGGGCCAGGTCAGGGTGTGGAACTGA
- the slc25a47b gene encoding solute carrier family 25 member 47-B, which yields MHLADFVAGSVGGAFGVAVGYPLDTVKVRIQTQRKFTGIWHCIRTTSKTEGVNGFYKGMSMPVTTVSVSSSVVFGTYRNVLQCLRQLRNSRPDAPNAKLDIFLSGMAGGVAQVSVMSPADIVKVRLQCQMVPYQGSDAQKPKYRGPVHCLLTIVREEGVLGLYKGAQALALRDGPSFATYFLTYNLICEQLSPPGTSRPEWGVVLLAGGLSGMCGWCIGTPMDLIKARLQMDGMGERRYRGFFHCISHSVRTEGPGVLFKGLTLNCIRAFPVNMSVFAMYEVVIRLLRTAP from the exons ATGCATTTAGCCGATTTCGTCGCTGGGTCCGTCGGAG GAGCGTTTGGAGTTGCTGTTGGGTATCCTCTGGACACAGTGAAG GTGAGGATACAAACGCAAAGGAAGTTCACGGGAATCTGGCACTGCATCCGCACTACATCCAAGACAGAAGGG GTAAATGGCTTCTACAAGGGCATGTCCATGCCGGTCACCACGGTGTCCGTCAGCTCCTCGGTGGTGTTTGGTACCTACAGGAACGTTCTCCAGTGTCTCCGTCAGCTTCGCAACTCCAGGCCAGACGCTCCTAATGCCAAGCTGGACATCTTCCTGTCAGGAATGGCTGGGGGGGTTGCCCAG GTGTCGGTGATGTCTCCAGCTGACATAGTGAAGGTGCGTCTCCAGTGTCAGATGGTTCCCTACCAGGGCTCAGATGCCCAGAAGCCTAAGTACCGTGGACCAGTGCACTGTCTTCTGACCATcgtcagagaggagggggtcctGGGGCTGTATAAAGGGGCCCAGGCCCTGGCCCTCAGGGATGGACCTTCCTTTGCCACCTACTTCCTCACTTACAACCTTATCTGTGAACAACTTTCACCTCCCGGCACCAGCCGGCCAG AGTGGGGGGTGGTGTTGCTGGCAGGTGGGCTGTCAGGGATGTGTGGTTGGTGCATCGGCACCCCCATGGACTTGATCAAGGCCCGTCTGCAGATGGACGGGATGGGTGAGCGGAGGTACAGGGGCTTCTTTCACTGCATCTCCCACAGCGTCCGCACCGAGGGCCCGGGGGTCCTGTTTAAAGGCCTGACCCTGAACTGCATACGAGCTTTCCCCGTCAACATGTCCGTCTTCGCCATGTACGAGGTGGTCATCCGACTGCTGCGCACCGCACCTTAG
- the LOC136949237 gene encoding tryptophan--tRNA ligase, cytoplasmic produces the protein MTECQGDGAGGITPMELYHKLSEQGDNVRALKSDKAPKADVDAAVQLLLQLKLDYKLLTGNDYKQGSPPTEASVTQDNGPQEDGEDQVDPWNVTTSNAKGVDYDKLIVRFGSSKVDQELVDRIEKVSGQRAHRFLRRGIFFSHRDMHQVLDAYEKQKSFYLYTGRGPSSEALHMGHLIPFIFTKWLQDAFDIPLVIQLTDDEKYLWKDLSLEDCHRYAVENAKDIIACGFDVDKTFIFSDLDYMGASPDFYRNVVKIQKHVTFNQVKGIFGFTDSDCIGKISFPAIQAAPSFSNSFPQIFKGRKDVQCLIPCAIDQDPYFRMTRDVAPRIGYPKPALLHSTFFPALQGAQTKMSASDANSSIFLTDTPKQIKNKVNKHAFSGGRDTVEDHRKFGGNPDVDVSFMYLTFFLEDDEQLEKIRQDYTSGALLTGELKKILIETLQPMITAHQERRKQVTEETVRKFMTPRPLNFQY, from the exons ATGACTGAGTGTCAGGGAGACGGCGCAGGAGGGATCACCCCAATGGAGCTCTACCACAAACTGTCGGAACAAGGGGACAATGTCCGAGCTCTGAAATCAGATAAAGCTCCTAAA GCTGACGTTGATGCTGCTGTGCAGCTGCTACTGCAGCTAAAGCTGGACTACAAACTGCTGACAGGCAATGACTACAAACAGGGCAGCCCTCCCACTGAGGCCTCAGTCACCCAGGACAATGGGCCccaggaggacggggaggaccaAGTGGACCCCTGGAATGTCACTACCAGCAATGCCAAGGGAGTGGACTACGACAAGCTCATAG TGCGGTTCGGCAGCAGTAAGGTTGACCAGGAGCTGGTGGACAGGATTGAGAAAGTCTCGGGGCAGAGAGCTCACCGCTTCCTACGCAGAGGCATTTTTTTCTCACACAG AGACATGCACCAGGTGCTGGACGCTTATGAGAAGCAGAAGTCTTTCTACCTGTACACAGGAAGAGGCCCCTCCTCAGAGGCCTTGCACATGGGGCACCTCATCCCCTTCATCTTCACCAA GTGGCTGCAGGATGCGTTTGACATCCCCCTGGTGATCCAGTTGACGGATGATGAGAAGTACCTGTGGAAGGACTTATCTCTGGAGGACTGCCACCGCTACGCAGTGGAGAACGCCAAGGACATCATTGCCTGCGGCTTCGACGTTGACAAAACATTCATATTCTCTGACCTTGACTACATGGG GGCATCTCCAGACTTCTACAGAAACGTGGTCAAGATCCAAAAACACGTCACGTTCAACCAGGTCAAAGGGATCTTCGGTTTTACAGACAGCGATTGCATTG GAAAGATTAGCTTCCCTGCCATCCAGGCTGCTCCATCCTTCAGCAACTCTTTCCCTCAGATCTTCAAAGGCAGGAAAGACGTCCAGTGTCTCATCCCTTGTGCTATTGATCAG GACCCCTACTTCAGGATGACCCGTGACGTGGCTCCCAGGATCGGGTACCCCAAGCCGGCGCTGCTCCACTCCACCTTCTTCCCCGCGCTTCAGGGAGCTCAGACCAAGATGTCGGCCAGTGACGCCaactcctccatcttcctcacagacacacccaagCAGATCAAGAACAAG GTGAACAAGCATGCTTTCTCGGGGGGACGGGACACAGTGGAAGACCACAGGAAGTTTGGAGGGAACCCGGACGTAGATGTGTCCTTCATGTACCTCACTTTCTTCCTGGAGGACGACGAACAGCTGGAGAAGATCCGACAG GACTACACCAGTGGAGCTTTGCTAACAGGGGAGTTGAAGAAGATTCTGATTGAGACACTGCAGCCAATGATTACTGCTCACCAGGAGAGGCGTAAACAGGTCACAGAGGAGACAGTGAGAAAGTTCATGACACCCAGACCTCTAAACTTCCAATATTAA